One genomic segment of Desulfobacterales bacterium includes these proteins:
- a CDS encoding DUF444 family protein codes for MTKNRLFHLYQIMRQKGMPSDQDLKMRLEFDYKGTHDIEGTSRESERHLMVTDKERFYEYDDLNGFEKFRPQWSHGTSLSTIDELLERDRQREKDGFSRKIRIGRLIKPGKDQKDKVVVVPSTVEEKFIHDRLPDADEEQEASGGSGEGEEGEVIGQQPVQQPGQAGAGEGGEGGGGKHEIESSAYDLGKILTENFELPNLKDKGKKRSFARYIYEMTDKNRGFGQILDKKATLKKILETNISLGNIPDLYRIDPTGFLISPADKVYRILSREKEYQSRAMVFFLRDYSGSMGGKCTDLVVTQHVFIYSWLLYQYAQHVASRFILHDTDALEVPDFYTYYNSKVAGGTKVASAYRLVNEIVEKENLAQDYNIYIFHGTDGDDWDTYGKETVPELKKMLSYSNRVGITIAEHAYVGETRTEVEKYLIRSGVLEDKPDLIRLDVMHEEADEPRLIEGIKRLIS; via the coding sequence ATGACAAAGAATCGGCTGTTTCATTTATATCAGATTATGCGGCAAAAGGGCATGCCTTCAGATCAGGATCTGAAAATGCGTCTCGAATTCGATTACAAAGGGACTCATGATATTGAGGGCACCTCCAGAGAATCTGAAAGACACCTCATGGTAACCGACAAAGAGCGGTTCTATGAATATGATGATCTTAATGGGTTTGAAAAATTTCGACCCCAATGGTCTCATGGCACCAGCCTCAGTACAATTGATGAACTGCTGGAGCGGGACCGTCAGAGAGAAAAAGACGGGTTTTCCAGAAAAATTCGTATCGGCCGTCTCATAAAACCCGGAAAAGATCAAAAAGACAAGGTCGTGGTAGTTCCCAGTACTGTGGAAGAAAAATTTATCCATGACCGATTGCCCGACGCCGATGAAGAGCAGGAAGCCTCGGGTGGTTCCGGAGAAGGGGAGGAAGGAGAGGTTATCGGTCAGCAGCCGGTGCAGCAACCCGGACAGGCCGGAGCCGGCGAGGGAGGCGAGGGAGGCGGCGGGAAGCACGAGATAGAATCCAGTGCGTATGATCTGGGGAAAATTCTTACGGAGAACTTTGAGCTGCCCAACCTGAAAGACAAAGGTAAAAAACGCTCATTTGCCCGTTACATCTATGAAATGACCGATAAAAATCGCGGATTCGGACAAATTCTCGACAAAAAGGCGACGTTAAAAAAAATTTTGGAGACCAATATCAGTCTGGGCAATATTCCGGATCTTTATCGGATAGATCCGACCGGCTTTCTTATCTCACCTGCCGATAAAGTGTATCGGATACTTTCCCGGGAAAAGGAGTATCAGTCACGGGCCATGGTGTTCTTTCTCAGAGACTATTCCGGTTCGATGGGGGGCAAATGTACGGATCTGGTGGTGACCCAGCATGTGTTCATTTACAGCTGGCTGCTGTATCAATACGCTCAGCATGTGGCGTCCCGCTTTATATTACACGACACAGACGCTTTGGAAGTACCTGATTTTTATACATATTATAATTCAAAAGTTGCCGGTGGCACAAAGGTGGCCTCAGCGTATCGGCTGGTTAACGAAATCGTGGAAAAGGAAAATCTGGCTCAGGATTATAACATATATATATTTCACGGGACAGACGGAGATGACTGGGACACGTATGGCAAGGAAACCGTGCCGGAACTCAAAAAAATGCTGTCTTATTCAAACCGGGTCGGGATTACGATTGCAGAGCATGCCTATGTGGGGGAAACCCGGACAGAAGTTGAAAAATATCTGATTCGATCGGGAGTGCTTGAAGACAAACCGGATTTGATACGGCTCGATGTCATGCATGAAGAAGCGGATGAACCCCGTCTGATTGAAGGAATTAAGCGCCTCATATCATGA
- a CDS encoding SpoVR family protein: MELIDQHTKKIMEGCKERARAAGLCFQDETLEYIVTNRDLLELSPKVMIPTLYDYWVHDVEVLKEKGRYELYPGNPYETVINTRPPISFYNDNNPDWLNVMIFYHVLGHIDFFQNNLFFRHTWDFDFSGEALSDKRLIAGYRAEKGRWVDYVIEFARGMDNLVGYFDELGKRDEIPGTRFSRRLDFYFDVFLQRIKNVKATGYVKEIERYNECIRQYNKLGEQSFFADVVKTYPEFETIYARSLGKKISSKLDPMQFVMEYSEFLNKDENKWMKSVMQVVRNTSMFFQPQIRTKIMNEGWSSYWHEKLFLEDDRIKGHEVDFARVNSGVTSLPRVGLNPYALGMRLFYYLEEMANKGKYSYDFQKLHSSNEREKYDANTGEGKRFIFDVRENLSDFMFINTFVDQAFVTRNDLFVAGKRLNQDKMVWEYYVKSRNAAAYRQMLLESLYHPAHIEVDVEKSSSPVLYLVHHFEGKPLVRDFIQNTMMGIEFLWGGPVQLETSEALVTRSYPGHPLYGAALGKVLDSEKKIKLTWQRVLYTMENRKLGKKNI; encoded by the coding sequence ATGGAATTAATTGATCAGCATACGAAAAAAATTATGGAAGGCTGTAAGGAAAGAGCCAGGGCTGCCGGGTTGTGTTTTCAGGATGAAACACTGGAATATATTGTCACCAACCGCGATTTGCTGGAGCTGTCCCCTAAGGTCATGATTCCGACCCTGTATGATTACTGGGTACATGACGTGGAAGTCCTCAAGGAAAAAGGCCGTTACGAGCTGTATCCTGGCAATCCGTACGAAACCGTTATCAATACCAGACCGCCCATTTCGTTTTACAATGATAATAATCCGGATTGGCTGAATGTGATGATTTTCTATCATGTGCTGGGGCACATCGATTTTTTTCAAAACAATCTGTTTTTTCGCCACACATGGGATTTTGATTTTTCCGGAGAGGCCCTTTCGGACAAGCGGCTGATTGCCGGATACCGGGCTGAAAAAGGAAGATGGGTGGATTATGTGATCGAATTCGCCCGGGGGATGGATAACCTGGTAGGCTACTTTGATGAGTTGGGAAAACGAGATGAAATTCCCGGCACCCGGTTTTCCCGGCGGTTGGATTTTTACTTCGATGTGTTCCTCCAGAGAATCAAAAATGTCAAAGCCACCGGGTATGTCAAGGAAATCGAGAGATACAATGAATGCATCCGGCAATATAATAAATTGGGGGAGCAAAGCTTTTTTGCAGATGTCGTCAAAACGTATCCGGAATTTGAAACGATCTACGCCAGGAGCCTCGGGAAAAAGATCAGCAGCAAACTTGATCCGATGCAGTTCGTTATGGAATATTCCGAATTTTTGAACAAAGATGAAAATAAATGGATGAAATCCGTGATGCAGGTCGTTCGTAATACGTCCATGTTCTTTCAACCGCAGATTCGAACGAAAATTATGAACGAGGGCTGGTCCAGTTACTGGCACGAGAAACTTTTTCTCGAGGACGACCGGATTAAAGGGCATGAAGTCGATTTTGCCAGAGTCAATTCCGGTGTGACCTCCCTTCCCCGGGTTGGGCTCAATCCTTATGCGCTGGGGATGCGTCTGTTTTATTACCTTGAGGAGATGGCGAACAAGGGAAAATACTCTTACGATTTTCAAAAGCTTCATTCCAGCAATGAACGGGAAAAATATGATGCAAATACCGGAGAGGGTAAACGGTTTATTTTCGATGTCCGGGAGAATTTATCGGATTTTATGTTTATCAATACCTTTGTCGATCAGGCGTTTGTGACCCGAAATGATCTGTTTGTAGCCGGCAAGCGGCTGAATCAGGATAAAATGGTATGGGAATATTATGTGAAAAGTCGCAACGCAGCGGCTTATCGACAGATGCTGCTGGAATCTCTCTATCATCCGGCGCACATTGAAGTGGATGTTGAAAAAAGCAGCAGCCCGGTTTTGTATCTGGTTCATCATTTTGAAGGAAAGCCTCTGGTAAGGGATTTTATTCAAAATACCATGATGGGGATAGAATTTTTGTGGGGCGGCCCGGTGCAGCTGGAAACCAGTGAGGCACTTGTCACCCGCTCATACCCCGGCCATCCGCTCTATGGCGCAGCGCTGGGGAAGGTGCTGGACAGCGAAAAAAAAATCAAACTCACCTGGCAACGGGTATTGTATACGATGGAAAATAGAAAATTAGGGAAGAAAAACATCTGA
- a CDS encoding serine protein kinase PrkA — protein MNDNVRKAMQHLNQSVREHVQLAPVAFEDFVKLIAEQPDEMIRNVFQLFHDMIKTYVTEDVDEYPNDPETVHYASYDCSRLFVTGSDHPFFADRLFANRLVNLAESFRRGAQQNKIYIFEGPPGSGKSTFLNNLLRKFEEYVNSEQGLLFETVWRLNRKLLGTLPARQIELLHDHVPELLYNGEAEHKGTKRINAPPFSAEDYIEIPCPSHDHPVLMIPKQNRHEFLENLFSDQPFRTRLINEKEYDWVFRDKACTICSSLYQTLLYRLKSPADVFRMIFARPYQFNRRLGQGISVFTPGDKRMEKTVLSNEIFQKRIDEVLEDSNRVKYVFSRYAKTNNGIYALMDIKSNNTDRLIELHNIISEGVHKVEDIEENVNSLFLALMNPEDKKNIQDFQSFSDRIEYINIPYILDLRTEVEIYRHIFGGHIDQKFLPRVLHNFARVIISSRLNTRSEALLEWIGNPHKYRHYCDENLQLLKMEIYTGYIPKWLTEEDRKRLTARLRRKILSESETEGAKGFSGRDSIKIFNMFYSPYAKLNKPINMSMMCRFFTKTHQELNKLIPEGFLDSLLRMYNYTVLQEVKESLYYYNEEQISKDIQNYMFAVNFETGSKVTCKFTKEKLNITDDFFDSIENRILGAKANKDKRLGFRGDTQKVYASNTLTQEIMLKQMPVTETTLYHALHERYVYNLKEKVLDPFLENENFRNAIKDYGKESFKTYDRKIQEDVLFLINNLCSRYRYTERGANEVCMYVIDNDLAGKFLNP, from the coding sequence ATGAATGATAATGTCCGGAAAGCCATGCAACATTTGAATCAGAGCGTGCGTGAGCATGTTCAACTCGCTCCGGTTGCGTTTGAAGACTTTGTCAAACTCATCGCTGAACAGCCTGACGAAATGATTCGAAATGTCTTTCAGTTATTTCATGATATGATCAAAACATATGTGACTGAGGACGTTGATGAATACCCGAATGATCCCGAGACGGTTCATTATGCAAGTTACGACTGCAGCCGGCTCTTTGTGACGGGTTCGGATCATCCTTTTTTTGCCGACAGACTGTTTGCCAATCGGCTGGTGAATCTGGCCGAATCCTTCCGGCGGGGGGCACAGCAAAATAAAATTTATATTTTTGAAGGGCCGCCGGGTTCCGGGAAAAGTACCTTTTTAAACAATCTTCTCAGAAAATTTGAAGAATATGTCAATTCGGAGCAGGGTTTGCTTTTTGAAACCGTTTGGAGGTTGAATCGCAAACTGTTGGGAACGCTTCCGGCCCGACAGATCGAGCTTTTGCATGACCATGTCCCGGAGCTGTTGTACAACGGGGAAGCTGAGCATAAAGGAACAAAGCGGATAAATGCTCCTCCTTTTTCTGCGGAAGATTATATAGAAATTCCATGTCCGAGTCATGATCATCCGGTTCTGATGATTCCAAAGCAGAATAGGCATGAATTTTTAGAAAATCTTTTTTCAGATCAGCCGTTCAGGACCCGGTTAATAAACGAAAAGGAATATGACTGGGTGTTCCGGGATAAAGCCTGTACCATATGCAGCTCGCTGTATCAGACGTTATTGTACCGGCTGAAAAGTCCGGCTGACGTGTTCCGGATGATATTTGCCCGTCCGTATCAGTTCAACCGGCGACTCGGGCAGGGAATCAGTGTGTTTACTCCCGGCGATAAGCGTATGGAAAAAACCGTTTTGAGCAATGAGATATTTCAAAAACGAATCGATGAAGTGCTGGAAGACAGTAACCGGGTTAAATATGTGTTTTCCCGCTACGCTAAAACCAACAATGGTATCTATGCGCTCATGGATATAAAATCCAATAATACCGACCGGCTCATCGAACTGCACAATATTATCAGCGAAGGGGTTCACAAGGTTGAGGATATAGAGGAAAATGTCAATTCACTTTTTCTGGCACTTATGAACCCGGAAGATAAAAAAAATATTCAGGATTTTCAATCATTTTCTGATCGGATCGAATATATCAATATCCCTTATATTCTGGATTTGAGAACTGAGGTAGAGATTTATCGCCATATTTTCGGCGGGCATATTGACCAGAAATTTTTGCCGAGAGTGTTGCATAATTTTGCCCGGGTAATCATCTCGTCACGTTTGAATACCCGGTCGGAAGCCCTGTTGGAATGGATCGGGAATCCCCATAAATATCGTCATTACTGCGATGAAAATCTTCAACTGCTCAAAATGGAGATTTATACGGGTTATATTCCAAAGTGGCTGACGGAAGAGGACCGAAAACGTCTGACGGCCCGTTTAAGGCGAAAAATATTGTCCGAGTCCGAAACGGAAGGCGCCAAAGGATTTTCCGGGCGAGATTCCATTAAAATATTCAATATGTTCTATTCCCCGTACGCAAAACTCAATAAGCCGATCAATATGTCCATGATGTGCCGCTTCTTTACCAAAACGCATCAGGAACTTAATAAGCTGATCCCGGAAGGGTTTCTGGATTCGCTGCTTCGCATGTATAATTATACGGTGCTTCAGGAAGTGAAAGAATCGCTTTATTATTATAATGAAGAGCAGATTTCCAAAGATATTCAGAATTATATGTTTGCTGTAAATTTTGAAACCGGATCAAAAGTGACGTGCAAATTTACAAAGGAAAAGCTCAATATAACCGATGATTTTTTTGACAGTATCGAGAATCGCATTCTGGGTGCAAAGGCAAATAAGGATAAACGATTGGGATTCCGGGGGGATACCCAGAAGGTGTATGCATCCAACACCTTGACGCAGGAGATCATGCTCAAGCAAATGCCTGTGACTGAAACGACGTTGTACCATGCCCTGCATGAACGGTATGTGTATAACTTGAAGGAAAAAGTGCTGGACCCCTTTCTTGAAAATGAAAATTTTAGAAACGCGATCAAAGATTATGGAAAGGAGTCTTTTAAAACTTACGACAGAAAAATACAGGAGGATGTATTATTCCTGATCAATAACCTCTGTTCCAGGTACCGGTATACGGAAAGAGGTGCTAATGAAGTGTGCATGTACGTGATCGATAATGATCTGGCAGGAAAATTCTTAAATCCATGA